The following are from one region of the Thermoproteus uzoniensis 768-20 genome:
- the map gene encoding type II methionyl aminopeptidase, with the protein MNELVGAGDVVHRALKYAVDIIHPDMPVLELCEKIEQFIIAQGAKPAFPVNISINEVAAHYTATKNDGSKIPKNSVVKIDVGAHKDGYIVDAAVTVALGTNAYDGLIRASYNALKKASEALRPGVKAWQIGEAIEAAIKSFGYKPIYNLTGHRIERYVLHAGDVIPNYGDRSASQNIKTGDVYAVEPFATNGKGYVVDRKNITIFRLIRNKSKKYQKYIDIIYQFSNNLPFTPRWFPQIPDAFYKDALSEGVLYGYEVLVEEANGFVAQFEDTFLIEDGGARPLARTLELVT; encoded by the coding sequence GTGAACGAGCTAGTCGGGGCAGGCGACGTTGTCCACAGAGCTTTGAAATACGCCGTGGACATAATCCATCCCGACATGCCTGTCTTGGAGCTCTGCGAGAAGATAGAGCAGTTCATAATTGCGCAGGGGGCCAAACCTGCGTTTCCGGTCAACATAAGCATTAACGAGGTAGCGGCGCATTACACTGCGACGAAGAACGATGGAAGTAAAATCCCCAAGAACTCTGTGGTTAAGATAGACGTAGGCGCCCATAAGGACGGCTACATTGTCGACGCCGCAGTCACAGTCGCGTTGGGTACTAACGCATACGACGGCTTGATAAGGGCCTCCTACAACGCGCTCAAGAAGGCCTCAGAGGCGTTGAGGCCCGGCGTCAAGGCTTGGCAGATCGGCGAAGCCATCGAGGCGGCCATAAAATCGTTCGGCTACAAGCCTATCTATAACTTGACCGGCCATCGAATAGAGCGCTACGTCCTCCACGCAGGGGACGTGATACCTAACTACGGCGATAGGTCCGCGTCGCAGAACATCAAGACGGGCGACGTATATGCCGTGGAGCCCTTCGCCACCAACGGCAAGGGATATGTCGTGGATAGAAAAAATATTACTATATTTAGACTTATAAGAAATAAATCTAAAAAATATCAGAAATATATAGATATAATATATCAATTTTCTAATAATTTGCCGTTTACACCTAGATGGTTTCCTCAGATCCCGGACGCCTTCTATAAAGACGCCTTGTCTGAGGGGGTTCTCTACGGCTACGAGGTATTAGTCGAGGAGGCCAACGGCTTCGTGGCCCAGTTCGAGGACACGTTCTTGATCGAGGACGGTGGGGCGCGGCCTCTGGCGAGGACCCTTGAGCTAGTCACTTAA
- a CDS encoding FHA domain-containing protein has protein sequence MDTCRICGAARPTASTVSVAERGPKVVAYYRQLVVEILETPVKGLAGAAKAFDLEALGNIVTVGRALDNNFVLPDPSVSRRHLRIVVSSEGLILEDLGSTNGTYLMPEGKRVNVAKAGEEAVVKIGNSVVRLRLVK, from the coding sequence GTGGACACGTGCAGGATATGCGGCGCGGCGAGGCCGACGGCGAGCACTGTGAGCGTCGCCGAGAGGGGCCCCAAGGTGGTCGCCTACTATAGGCAACTTGTCGTTGAGATCCTCGAGACGCCTGTCAAGGGCTTGGCAGGCGCGGCTAAGGCATTCGACTTGGAGGCCCTGGGAAATATAGTGACGGTAGGTAGGGCGTTGGACAACAATTTCGTGTTGCCGGATCCCTCGGTCTCCCGGAGACATCTAAGGATCGTGGTATCTTCCGAAGGGCTAATCCTCGAGGATCTCGGCAGCACCAACGGGACGTATCTAATGCCGGAGGGGAAAAGGGTCAACGTGGCCAAGGCGGGGGAGGAGGCCGTCGTTAAGATAGGCAACTCGGTGGTTAGGTTGCGCTTGGTTAAGTGA
- a CDS encoding serine/threonine protein kinase translates to MGWLNSWLGGKYYVEDVVGVGGFSYVLKVSAGRQKFAAKVLRYVDDRGAPLASSWDVIKIFGQEMNRYLEVLSDYVVKAYEVSIPSTEYRSLSDYMRNPPYMILEYMEGGSLREYLIEKRALSLDEFFRIFIQILKGLNDIHKNNLVHLDIKPENIMFKDREKAVVKIGDLGIAKLAVGKAVAASYLSPAYAAPETLYSQTASKASDIYSLGCVMYESLTGINPQSFVVNGYEIPPPDRYRPEIPSWLSGLIMSMLSPRPEARPTAEQILRIFENYISGAGVPQ, encoded by the coding sequence GTGGGGTGGCTCAATTCCTGGCTCGGCGGAAAATACTACGTCGAGGACGTGGTGGGAGTAGGCGGCTTTAGCTACGTCTTAAAGGTCTCGGCGGGTAGGCAGAAGTTCGCCGCTAAGGTGCTTAGGTATGTCGACGATAGAGGCGCCCCCCTCGCGTCGAGCTGGGACGTTATAAAGATATTCGGGCAGGAGATGAACAGGTACTTGGAGGTGTTGTCCGACTACGTGGTGAAGGCGTACGAGGTGTCAATACCATCTACCGAGTATAGATCTTTGAGCGACTACATGAGGAATCCCCCATACATGATACTCGAGTACATGGAGGGCGGATCCCTACGGGAGTATCTGATCGAGAAGAGGGCCCTATCTCTCGATGAATTCTTTAGAATATTTATACAGATATTGAAGGGATTAAATGATATTCATAAGAATAATTTAGTTCATCTAGACATAAAACCTGAGAATATAATGTTTAAGGATAGGGAAAAGGCTGTGGTCAAGATAGGGGATCTAGGCATTGCCAAACTAGCCGTGGGCAAGGCGGTGGCCGCGTCGTATCTCTCACCAGCTTACGCGGCGCCTGAGACCCTCTACAGTCAGACGGCATCTAAAGCCTCCGACATATATTCACTCGGCTGCGTTATGTACGAGAGCTTGACCGGGATAAACCCGCAGTCGTTCGTGGTTAACGGATACGAGATACCCCCTCCCGACAGATACAGGCCGGAGATCCCGTCTTGGCTCTCGGGCTTAATAATGTCCATGTTGTCCCCAAGGCCTGAGGCCAGGCCTACGGCCGAGCAGATCTTGAGGATATTCGAAAACTATATAAGCGGAGCCGGCGTGCCTCAATAA